A portion of the Parcubacteria group bacterium genome contains these proteins:
- the rpmA gene encoding 50S ribosomal protein L27: MAHKKAGGSAKNLTDSNPKYLGTKVHDGQKTKVGFVVVRQRGTKILPGKNIGVGKDHTLFALKDGIVKFEEIRKTHYTGKTWRRKRVSVV; encoded by the coding sequence ATGGCACATAAGAAAGCAGGTGGCTCGGCAAAAAACCTAACGGATTCAAACCCGAAATATCTCGGAACCAAGGTGCACGATGGTCAAAAAACCAAAGTGGGTTTTGTCGTGGTACGACAGCGAGGTACCAAAATCCTTCCGGGGAAAAACATTGGCGTTGGTAAGGACCACACCCTCTTTGCGCTCAAAGATGGTATTGTCAAGTTCGAAGAGATTCGGAAGACTCATTACACAGGAAAGACGTGGAGGCGAAAGCGAGTCTCTGTTGTCTAA